DNA from Triplophysa dalaica isolate WHDGS20190420 chromosome 9, ASM1584641v1, whole genome shotgun sequence:
CTTGCTGCAGATAGCGAGGATTAGctgtcaaacaaagcaaaaGAAGAATATCAGATGTGTGGCGCTGTGTGCTTAGTGTATGCATATAAATGTGGTTTTAAACGCTTTTACATAAGtcacaaaaaagaaacattacgGGTAACTCCTGTTCTGCCCCAGCCAGTGTTGACGCAAATAGTGCCTGGGGGGATGTTGTCGTTGGAGCCGACCAGACAGACTGGTGAGATGGTTTGAGTCATCTGGGCTGGAGTGGCCAGTCTCAGCACTGTGACATCATAGTTGAAGGTCTGACTGTTGAAGTAGGGATGGGTGATGGCCTATAAGTGTGGGAGAAAATCCATGAGTGAACTTTCTGGAAAATCTAGTGTTCAGGAACTCTTTGGTTTagtaacaaatagttttttaaaagGTCTCTAACAGACCTCCGAGAAAACAAGGCACATGTAGTTTGTTGTTTTGAATCTTAAAGGGGCAGgtaaccaaaaatgtaattccgACTTCAGTTATTCACACTTGggtcattcaaaacatgtatatggCTTTTTGATctgtgaacacaaaataagatattttgagaaatgtctaagtggttcgtgtccatacaatggaagttaattgAGGTCAATGGTGTTTGGTTATaagtattcttcaaaatatcttgttctgTTTTGTGCAGAAAAGCATGTAGATTTagatgagggtgaataaatgattaaggaaattacatttttgggtgaactactcctttaaggtattgttttgttatttttccagGCGACCACTGGCTCTTTGACTTAGAAGGATGTAACTTTACTTTCTACTCCCATGTTGGGCTTTTCACTTTATCTCAttcattaaacacaaacaagtgtGGTAGAATCAAAGGGATGTTGATACCTTGGCAATACTCATGACCTGAACAGGTTCAGAATTGGTGGCAAGGTCAAATTCTCCAAGAATAGCGTAGTGAGATCCGGGCCTAAAAAGAGAGCGATGGGTAAAAGTTGACGACATGCATTATGCAttcagaaaaagacaaaaagtgtGATCGATTGAAAAGATCTTACTGAACACGGCAGTGGCCAGCGGTGAGAACCCAGTACTCGTTGAGCAGAGATCCTCCACAGAAATGGAAGCCATTAGattgctaaaaaaaatcaaaaatataaCCATCAGAATATAGGCAAGGCTAATAGATCAATGTTCATAGTTTACTTAGCTATCCTGAGCATTCATTTACTCGTGGCTTACCAACAGTAACTGAGTATTTCAAGTGTAAATAAGGTCCGCCCTACCTGTAGAGAAACCTGCCACGGCCAAGAGCCAGGGACCGCATTCTCTCCATTTACAATTCGGTTGTAGCCACTGATTTCAGGCTTAATTGCAGGCACTCCACAGCCTATGGTGGGGAAAGAAACAGACAATTGTTGCacagtttgtttataaattattagGGTGtaattaaatcaattatttgtgtaaaaatggTTTCTTAATAAAGTCAGCAGATCACATTATGGTTTGGAAAACCTACTTTACTGAAAGATGCTTACCCAGAGTGGAGGCCACCAAAGCCAAACAGCTGATGATCCAAAACATGTTGTAGACAAGAGTCGATAATGTGGTCCGACTGTTTCTCTCTACAGTTTTATATTCTCCCCAACAACTGATAAAACTGGGAATTTATTTCAAAGCAGCTGGAAGGATCTCAGAGATAAAGAACATTCATATCACATACATCAGTGTGTTGAAATGTTGACCAGAACAGGTGGGTCAACTGAGGACACACGCCTCAACTCACCTTTATTAAGAGAGCCTAATATAATACtagcataaaaaataaaaataaccaaaaaatgaataaaaaaaaatcgaaataaatAGATATACAATCAATTTCAATTTAGTCTCGCAACtttgaaatatattatatatacgatataatattcaaaaaatatgtttttttaaatatgaattttgcATGAAATCCTTTGATCTTTTAATTGGTTTATTTGTTTCAGAAAAGTCTCAGCAGAGCCATGTTGTTTTGAAAGGTTCTTTAATGAATATTGTTGTGTGTCAGTGGGTGCTTCAGGTCTattaaatctattaaaataacaagaaatacTCCCTTTGAAGAACTATTGTCCATTTTATTTAGAATTGCTTGGTAATGTTATATGGCAGGCTGAATTATAAAGAATATTATTATATAGGGGGAATTTCCCAGACAGGCATTCGATTAAGcaaggactatgccttagttaacTTAGATTACATTTAAATAGCCTTACAAAAAgcattacttgtgtgcatttcaAGACACATTAGCACCGATGTACTTAAGATATGTCAGAGCAAGGTGTTTTCATTTAAGACTGCTCTAACATACATTTTAGTCTAAGACTAACTAGGGGTCTTAGACCCCTAAATATATATCAAGAAAGTGAAAACAAGTATCTAAACCTGTGTACCTTTCCACAAAGACCAAATTAAAACTCACAATAATAAAAGGTCTCTTGGACATGACAGGTCTCTTATAGAAAGCGGAAGCTGATAATGGTTTGAATGAGAATGGTTGTACATTAAATGATTGGGAACAACCTCACAAGTCATCACGACTTATAAATGATGTTATACAGGTGAGCATGCCAAGCTAAAGGCATTATTTAGTTATAATAAGCAATGAAGTTACGTCACAATTCTTCACTATATTTAATATACCAAATGGAAGGATAGGCTATCCAAACGCTGTTGTTTCTGAGAATAATGAATGATAACAATTTAAAACAGACGCACTGGGAATACTCTTAATTTGCACAGGTTCAGTATTGAATTGATGACCACGCTCTCCAAGGACAATGTTGTGATATTTGGCACAAGAAACAGAACAGGTACAACTAAGTAGAAAACGATTTGGTAATAACCAAGGTAGAATGTAGAAATCAAGCCTACCTATTATTAAACAAGAAATGCTCAACTTCTTGAAAAACAAGTAACAAACATGATATacgttatttatatatttgagaTGGGTCATGCTTTGAAACGTAAGTTTTTAGTAACCAGCTTATGTATTTCTCAAACCAAGCACACtcaaaataaaactgttgaaaatgtaaaaaaatgtgtcaaatataTCAAAGTAACTGTGGGGTTCATCTTATCTACCAAATCAGACCTATAACGACAATAACGGGCGGATTGAACTCCTGAGAGGATTGTTGGTGCTCCCTTGCCCATTCTTCAGGACCTTTACTATTCCAAAATGGAGTAAAAGGTAGGAAAACAGTCCCACAAGTGCAATGCCGTTTATGTAGAATAGTTCCAACATTTAATATTTCCTGTATAGACCATCACATTACATTACCTCCTTACACAGGAGTAAATAGCAAAGATGTAAATTCTCATAATGTATTATTCCTGTATCTCTATCTCTTATAGTTTTCTATTCCTATTAATCTGCaaaattgtcttttattttttatatagacATGTTTAATAATTTCCTCTTTAATAATGTCATTGTAGTGCTTGATACTGAGTGTGTGTACTCGAAGCTTTTATCTCCAAAGAAAACTCCTTGTGTGCTCAATCCCTCTCTCATACTGATAATTTTTTGCTTCATCATCATTTTAGATAGAAAAAGGTTTTGTAGTATAAATGCATGAGATGGAAAGGTCTGAATATCTTCCCCCTTTTGAGGGGTTTGTGAACAGAGactttaaagcaacacttaACAACTTTTCACTATCATCATTTGGAATGCCCTGCAtatccactagagggcactcACTTCACACTGACTGTCATTATCTGGCTACATTATTAATAACCCAATGCTGGACTCATTTATTGATCTGTTACACCTGTGGCAAGTTAactttgttctctctctctttctatatGTCCATTGTTTTCAGTCAATGATTGTGGAGTATTGTGTGAGATACATTGCATCGCTGAGATTTCCTTGGTTTTCTGATATTCTGGTATTTGATACTTTGCTTAGCTTTGGATTTGCCTTTGTGCCTGAGTTTCACCCTGATGTTATGTTTTGACTCATTACTTGTGCTTGACCTCTGTCTGTTTGTATGGTTTATGATTCTTGACCACCCTTTCATTAAAACTACTGCGATTGGATCTTCATCCTGTCTCTCAGAGCTGTTTATAACAGATTTTGTTGCGTCcactcacaaaataaagttttgttctatatacagttgaaatttacaaaatatcatcattgcacatgatctttacttaatgtaCTCATTATTATTGGCATTGAagtaaaatctatatttttgatccatacaatgtattttcggCTATTACTAAAATGTTCCATTGTTACTTAAGACAGGTTTTGTAgtacagggtcacatttatggCGAAGTATATTTTATGGCACATTTAGCAAAACAATCCATCTACTTGTTTAACTTTTTGTTGAATGCACAATTGCCATACCTAAGCgattttatagttttgttgCAGGGtgagttcaccccaaaatgaaaattgtataaatacaaaatacattgtataaGTTTTTGTTATGCTGAatgcaaaataagatattttgatgaatttaggaaaacaaaccgttctggggcacctgTGACTAccgttttattttttccactgtggtagtcaatagagtctcagttgctaacatttttagGGGTCAAGCCCCAAAGTTAATCTTCTCggttttttttcaaagaaaccATAGAAGGGCCAGTCACTTTCAATAGCTTGAGTTTATTTACCAACATCAGATGAAGGTTGTCTTTCTAGAGAGAAAATACTCAGGCTGGAGCTCTAGTTGGAGGCGATGGTCTGGTCGATCCACTGACGCAGGTAAGTGACACGTGAGTAGACCGCTGGCGAGCGAACGTTGCAGTCCGATTTGCCCCATGACACGATACCAGCCTGGTACCAAACGCCTCCGCTCTGACATACCAAAGGACCGCCGGAATCACCCTGCATTTCACAAATAGACAAACATTAGACCAAGAATTTCAACCTCGACATcaaacatttgtgcatttaaacTGTCTGCATGTACCTGGCAAGAGGATACACCAGATGCCCCGGCACAAATCATGGAGTCTGTGATTCTTCCCTGTCCCCAGAACTGAGAACATTGAGTTGAGCTCATAATGGGCAGAGTGGCTTGCTGCAGATAGCGAGGATTAGCTGTCAAACAATGCAAAGAAGAATATCAGATGTGATGTGTTGTACTGTATCGTGTTTGTGTGCTCATATGCATATGAACACTCTTAAGGGACTtcttaaatttgttttgaaTTACGGGTAACTCCAGTTCTGCCCCAGCCAGTGGTGACGCAAAGAGTTCCAGGGGCGACGTTGGCGCTGGAGCCCATCAGACAGACTGGTGAGACGGTTTGAGTTATCTGGGCTGGAGTGGCCAGTCTCAGCAATGTGACGTCATTGTTGAAGTTCTGACTGTTGTAGTATGGATGGCTGATGGCCTGGAAGTATGGGAGAAAAATTGTAAGTCAACTTTCAGGAACGTGACCTTTTCAGTATCTCTCTGATAGAACTCTCTGACTGACATTGTGTCTTGAAGGCATATACGGTAGTTCACACAATAatcaaattctttcatcatttatacacCCTTGTGTCAGTCAAAACCTATGTCTCTATTTTCTGTGGagcataaaataatatattttattaaatgtctcAGGTTCTGTGTTCATACATTGGACGTCAATGGGAGACAATGTTGTATGTtaaccaatattcttcaaatatcttcttttgagttctttagaagaaataaagtcatgttTGGAATATcatgggggtgaataaatgacgatagaatcatattttttggatgaactgtccctttaaggtcaTACActtgtttagtttgttttgcacatgtgtgttttattgcacAGCCATTGGCTTTTTAACTTAGAAGGTGTAACTTCACTTTTCAATTTGAGATTTTCAATTTGTCCAATTCTTTCTAACATAAGCCAGTGTGATATAAGGAAATGGATGTTGATACCTTGGCAATCCTCAAGACCTGAATCTGTTCAGAATTGGTGGCAAGGTCATACTCTCCAAGAATAACGTTGTGATATCCGGCCCTGAAAGTAGAGTAGGAGTTAAACAATAGATGCAttcagaaaaagacaaaaagtgtGATCGATTTAAAAGATCTTACTGAACACGGCAGTGAGCAGCGGTGAGAACCCAATACTGGTTGAGTAGGGACCCTCCACAGAAATGGCCACCATTAGATTGCTTGTTAatgcataaaaacaatataaaaaaacattttagagcaTTGATAACAATTACGTAGCCTACCCGAGCGAAACCCATTACATCATTTACTCTTCACTTCTCATCAGTAACTGCATATttcaattgtaaaaaaattgcatcCTTACCTGTAAAGAAACCTGCCAGGGCCAAGAGCCTCGGACCGCATTCTGTCCGTTCACAATTCGGTTGTCGATGCTGATTTGGGGCTTAATTGCTGGTACTCCACAGCCTATGGTgagtaaagaaacaaataaacactcatACACAGAGAGCAtgtttttctataatttaattGGGTGTGATATACATTACTGCTTAAAAATACTCACCCAGAGTGGAAGCCACCAATGCCAAACAACTGACGATCCAAAGCATGTTGTAAAGTCGAATGTTCTCTAACTGTCTCTTAACCGCTTTATATTCTCTCCAACAACAACTGATATAAGTGGGAAAATACCAAGCTTGAAAGCAGCTGGAAGGATCTCACACCTAAAGACTATTTATGTCGCACTTAACAGTATGTTGAAATATTAAACTTAGGACAAACAGGCCAACTAACCTTGAGAGACtggaatgtaaaataaacaaagaattaaaaaaataagggaTGCTCTttcaaatctataatacaaattaatttagCAGTTGTGTACATTGCACAattttttataagaaatgtattttgaaatatgtattttgcatGACATAGTTAATGCTTTGTGTTAGCTTACGAGTGATCCATTTTTGGCTCCAGgtgtttacaattttttttagcagAGACAGATTGTTGCAATTGATGGTGAAATCTTAAACAACATTGCAGATCTAAATCAGCTGGTGAAGCCTTTTGTCATTATTGTACATTATTATATGGCAGTATTAC
Protein-coding regions in this window:
- the LOC130428191 gene encoding transmembrane protease serine 9-like, giving the protein MLWIVSCLALVASTLGCGVPAIKPQISIDNRIVNGQNAVRGSWPWQVSLQQSNGGHFCGGSLLNQYWVLTAAHCRVQAGYHNVILGEYDLATNSEQIQVLRIAKAISHPYYNSQNFNNDVTLLRLATPAQITQTVSPVCLMGSSANVAPGTLCVTTGWGRTGVTPNPRYLQQATLPIMSSTQCSQFWGQGRITDSMICAGASGVSSCQGDSGGPLVCQSGGVWYQAGIVSWGKSDCNVRSPAVYSRVTYLRQWIDQTIRPVMSKRPFIIVSFNLVFVESFISCWGEYKTVERNSRTTLSTLVYNMFWIISCLALVASTLGCGVPAIKPEISGYNRIVNGENAVPGSWPWQVSLQQSNGFHFCGGSLLNEYWVLTAGHCRVQPGSHYAILGEFDLATNSEPVQVMSIAKAITHPYFNSQTFNYDVTVLRLATPAQMTQTISPVCLVGSNDNIPPGTICVNTGWGRTGVTPNPRYLQQVTLPILSTPQCMQYWGQDRITETMICAGASGASSCQGDSGGPLVCQSGGVWYQAGIVSWGSTDCNVRAPAIYSRVTFLRQWIEQTIASN